A region from the Brassica napus cultivar Da-Ae chromosome C8, Da-Ae, whole genome shotgun sequence genome encodes:
- the LOC106413790 gene encoding uncharacterized protein LOC106413790 yields the protein MAAETIPKDVKNLWEEWNIRVLIIFSLSLQAILVVFSPSRKRASGKLFVFLIWFAYLLADWSANYTIGQISDTQDEEDGDQSSSLNHELLAFWAPFLLLHLGGPDTITALALEDNELWRRHLFGLICQAVSTVYVLCLSIPSGIAVPTGLMIVAGVIKFVERIRALYLASSGKFKGSVLRKNEKLMRKEEDPTTAGVPIKPSRELRDLEVVQYAYKLFNISKGLVLDLRLASRGWDESKRFVDSLTPEEALRVLEVELSFMYDDFFTKASILLTRVGSVFRFIAFGCLVSSLCIFFSKKKENYKRFDVSLTYALLIGGIVLELVVAVMICVSDRTIAITRKLKQSSDETWSWYDKFLNWILGFRRLKWERCRCPMSEEDLSEAHEVLNRRFMFRRWSEYIHGYNLIEFCLRISPQKIHRPEGYIRSFFDLRITRRLALVAQGMYSCFASMEGGVSTAMTCCIIRNIWLLLFFPLLLLLAPLVLLVDLLLLGVGQFLEFFGVQDEITEIIFKSSDRLPKDLWEFIHNEVRYKSRVAVDRERAKRISSARGEWTLNQPQRSGTAELTVEQALVQHVSLVDYGQSILLWHIATDLIYRIEIRILTEEQYRCKEVSKMLSDYMMYLMMMKPALMSAVAGTAKMKFTETCSVARTFFGDGFSDVREACGELLSKKRNMMVFYMGDESTLEDACKLAEELLRIERRSEEVSVWGLVSRVWVELLCYAANHCDSKQHVAQLSQGGELVSFVWLFMAHLGIGKHATMHHPA from the coding sequence ATGGCAGCAGAGACGATCCCGAAGGACGTGAAGAATCTTTGGGAAGAATGGAACATTCGTGTTCTCATCATCTTCAGTCTCTCACTCCAAGCGATCCTTGTCGTCTTCTCACCCAGCAGAAAACGCGCATCCGGCAAGCTCTTCGTCTTCCTCATATGGTTCGCTTACCTTCTCGCCGACTGGTCAGCAAACTACACCATCGGTCAAATCTCAGACACTCAAGACGAGGAAGACGGTGATCAATCTTCGTCGTTGAATCACGAGCTTTTAGCCTTCTGGGCTCCGTTTCTTCTGTTGCACCTCGGTGGTCCCGACACGATCACTGCCCTTGCCTTAGAAGACAACGAGCTTTGGCGTAGACACTTGTTCGGACTCATCTGTCAAGCAGTTTCCACTGTCTACGTACTATGTCTGTCGATACCTAGCGGGATAGCGGTCCCCACAGGGCTGATGATTGTGGCTGGAGTGATCAAGTTTGTCGAGAGGATAAGAGCGCTTTACTTGGCGAGCTCCGGGAAGTTCAAGGGATCTGTTCTTCGAAAGAACGAGAAGCTAATGAGGAAGGAGGAGGATCCAACAACAGCCGGTGTACCGATCAAGCCAAGTAGAGAGCTGAGAGATCTCGAGGTGGTGCAGTACGCTTACAAGCTCTTTAACATCTCCAAAGGTCTTGTCCTTGATCTCAGATTAGCTTCTCGAGGATGGGATGAGAGCAAGAGGTTCGTTGACTCGTTGACTCCTGAGGAAGCTTTAAGGGTTTTAGAGGTGGAGCTGAGTTTCATGTACGATGATTTCTTCACCAAAGCCAGTATCTTGCTCACTCGGGTCGGATCCGTCTTCCGGTTTATAGCTTTTGGATGTCTTGTATCATCTCTATGCATCTTCTTTTCCAAGAAGAAGGAGAATTACAAGAGATTTGATGTTAGCCTTACGTATGCACTGCTCATAGGTGGAATAGTTCTTGAACTAGTTGTTGCTGTAATGATCTGTGTATCCGATAGAACAATAGCCATAACAAGGAAGCTTAAGCAGAGTTCTGACGAAACCTGGTCCTGGTATGACAAATTCTTAAACTGGATCCTTGGTTTCAGGAGACTGAAGTGGGAGAGATGTAGATGTCCCATGAGCGAAGAAGACCTCTCCGAGGCACATGAGGTACTAAACAGGAGATTCATGTTCCGGAGATGGTCTGAGTACATACATGGCTACAATCTAATCGAGTTCTGCCTTAGGATAAGTCCACAGAAAATCCACCGTCCAGAGGGTTACATAAGAAGCTTCTTTGACCTTAGGATAACTCGTAGACTCGCTTTGGTTGCGCAAGGAATGTACTCATGTTTTGCATCTATGGAGGGTGGAGTATCGACAGCAATGACATGCTGCATTATAAGAAATATCTGGCTCCTTTTATTCTTCCCTCTCCTTTTGTTATTGGCTCCTTTAGTTCTACTTGTGGACCTTCTCCTATTAGGGGTTGGTCAGTTCTTGGAGTTCTTTGGTGTCCAAGATGAGATTACAGAGATTATCTTCAAATCCAGCGACCGTCTCCCCAAAGATCTTTGGGAGTTCATACACAATGAGGTGAGGTATAAATCTCGTGTCGCTGTGGATAGAGAACGTGCCAAGAGGATATCTTCTGCAAGAGGCGAGTGGACGCTAAACCAACCTCAGAGGAGCGGAACTGCGGAGTTAACAGTGGAGCAGGCACTGGTTCAGCATGTGAGTTTAGTTGATTATGGTCAAAGCATCCTGTTATGGCACATTGCCACGGATCTAATCTACCGCATAGAGATAAGGATCCTGACAGAGGAACAGTACAGATGTAAGGAAGTGAGTAAAATGCTGTCGGACTACATGATGtacttgatgatgatgaaaccTGCCTTGATGTCAGCTGTTGCGGGAACTGCAAAGATGAAGTTCACGGAGACTTGTTCTGTAGCTAGAACGTTCTTCGGGGATGGCTTTTCGGATGTGAGGGAAGCTTGTGGGGaacttttgtcaaaaaaaaggaACATGATGGTGTTCTATATGGGAGATGAAAGCACACTTGAAGATGCGTGTAAGCTTGCTGAAGAACTTTTAAGGATAGAGAGGAGATCAGAAGAAGTAAGCGTTTGGGGATTAGTGAGTAGAGTTTGGGTTGAGTTGCTTTGCTATGCAGCTAACCATTGTGATTCTAAGCAGCATGTTGCTCAGCTTAGTCAAGGTGGTGAACTTGTGAGCTTTGTTTGGCTCTTTATGGCTCATTTGGGGATTGGTAAGCATGCTACTATGCACCATCCAGCTTGA
- the LOC106413046 gene encoding uncharacterized protein LOC106413046: MGQVLPEEIKNVWERWNIRGMLILSLSLQTILILFAPTRKRASSKSLTILLWSCYLLADWSANFAAGLISKNQWTDPKPNQEPRQNQKLMALWSPFLLLHLGGPDTITAFSLEDNALWTRHMLGLIFQAFVCVFVVFLSLPNPLWPSILLLFTAGIIKYLERTMALSVASSGKFRHSGIQTKGLKRSDVEEGLEEPTPTDVLSLLFWIFRSERRPMEIAKPDRDLTDLETVQHAFTLYRHFTSLISNFVFSFRDLKASQALFNVLNPQEALMVLGAELCFIYDALYTKSPILHTKKGFLFRVIASGSLVWSFCKFHYRDKKKIQEFQHTDVIITYMLFLAGLTLDFISTLVFLLSDWKLAVLCKPQKKPNSKPSRISIVLNWILGFKSLRWEKIIDHGHEVIAGPVLLRRWAGKIYAFNFFNFFLKTDGKINVRGRRDSPYMMKQFVKCIHGVQCYIVRVMASNKVAHYILYPVKAFVKVLRFLVAYVIDRLDVKEFIDDMRVEGFVSSEPMTKTLWSFVFEQVRHKSKFADTEENTKTICSARGEWTLRENRCSRRLIHYVENVDYDETLLLWHIATEICYQEEEEEEPDEHREFSKTLSDYMMYLMILQPQLMSEVAGLGMLRFKDAMVEAEELLEESFKKAKDVKLAGEKIVALVNGGVSGELGNESILEGASSIVRELKQMQGCRNKWKILSRVWVELICFASLHCDATARLELLSKGGELFAFAWLLMAHFGLVD, from the coding sequence ATGGGTCAAGTGTTGCCCGAAGAAATAAAAAACGTCTGGGAGAGATGGAACATAAGAGGAATGTTAATCTTAAGTCTTTCTCTTCAGACAATTCTCATCTTATTTGCCCCAACTAGGAAACGAGCATCATCCAAGTCTCTAACCATACTCTTATGGTCATGCTACCTCCTCGCCGACTGGTCAGCTAACTTCGCCGCCGGTTTAATCTCCAAGAATCAATGGACCgatccaaaaccaaaccaagaaccacgccaaaaccaaaaactcaTGGCTCTATGGTCGCCTTTCCTTCTCTTACACCTAGGCGGACCAGACACCATCACCGCTTTCTCCTTAGAAGACAACGCTCTCTGGACTCGACACATGCTCGGTCTCATTTTCCAAGCCTTTGTCTGCGTCTTCGTggtctttctctctctccccaACCCTCTATGGCCTTCTATTCTCTTACTCTTCACCGCCGGTATCATAAAGTACTTAGAGAGGACAATGGCCTTGAGCGTGGCAAGCTCGGGTAAGTTCAGACACTCCGGGATTCAGACAAAGGGTTTAAAGAGAAGCGATGTCGAAGAAGGGTTAGAAGAACCGACTCCTACCGATGTTCTTAGTCTCTTGTTTTGGATTTTCCGTTCAGAGAGACGTCCTATGGAGATTGCCAAGCCAGACAGAGACTTAACCGATTTAGAGACTGTTCAACATGCTTTCACACTTTATCGTCACTTCACAAGTCTCATATCTAACTTCGTCTTCAGCTTCAGAGATCTTAAGGCAAGCCAAGCGTTGTTCAACGTGTTGAATCCTCAAGAAGCTTTGATGGTTTTAGGAGCTGAGCTATGTTTTATTTATGATGCTCTCTACACTAAATCACCTATTCTTCATACTAAGAAAGGGTTTCTGTTTAGAGTCATTGCATCTGGATCTCTTGTTTGGTCTTTCTGTAAGTTCCATTATAGAGACaagaagaagattcaagagTTTCAGCATACCGATGTTATCATCACATACATGTTGTTCTTAGCTGGTCTAACGCTGGATTTTATATCTACTTTAGTGTTCTTGCTCTCTGACTGGAAACTTGCCGTGCTATGCAAGCCACAGAAAAAGCCTAACTCAAAACCATCAAGAATAAGCATTGTACTCAACTGGATCCTTGGTTTCAAGAGCCTGCGATGGGAGAAGATAATCGATCACGGTCATGAGGTGATTGCAGGGCCGGTTCTGCTTCGAAGATGGGCTGGAAAGATCTATGCTTTCAATTTTTTCAACTTTTTCTTGAAAACAGATGGCAAGATTAATGTTCGTGGAAGAAGAGATTCACCATACATGATGAAACAATTCGTCAAATGTATCCATGGTGTTCAATGCTATATCGTACGAGTCATGGCATCAAACAAAGTGGCTCATTACATTCTTTACCCCGTCAAGGCTTTTGTCAAGGTTTTAAGGTTTCTTGTTGCCTACGTAATCGATCGTCTTGATGTCAAGGAGTTTATAGATGACATGAGAGTGGAAGGCTTTGTGTCTAGTGAACCAATGACGAAAACTCTATGGAGTTTTGTGTTTGAGCAGGTGAGACACAAATCGAAGTTTGCGGATACAGAGGAGAACACAAAGACAATATGTTCAGCTAGAGGAGAATGGACATTGCGAGAGAATCGTTGCTCAAGGAGACTGATTCATTACGTGGAAAACGTTGATTACGATGAGACTCTTCTCTTGTGGCACATAGCAACAGAGATATGttaccaagaagaagaagaagaagaaccagatGAGCACCGTGAATTCAGCAAAACCTTATCAGACTACATGATGTATCTTATGATCTTGCAACCTCAGTTGATGTCTGAAGTGGCTGGTCTTGGGATGCTTAGGTTTAAAGACGCGATGGTAGAGGCAGAGGAGTTGTTGGAGGAGAGTTTCAAGAAAGCGAAAGATGTGAAACTAGCTGGTGAAAAGATTGTAGCATTAGTTAATGGTGGTGTTAGTGGAGAGTTGGGTAACGAGAGTATTTTGGAGGGAGCTAGTTCGATTGTGAGAGAGCTGAAGCAGATGCAAGGATGTCGTAATAAATGGAAGATATTGAGTAGAGTGTGGGTTGAGTTGATTTGCTTTGCTTCGTTGCATTGTGATGCTACGGCTCGTCTGGAACTGCTTAGCAAAGGTGGTGAGCTCTTTGCTTTTGCTTGGCTCTTAATGGCTCATTTTGGCCTTGTTGACTAG
- the LOC106413306 gene encoding B3 domain-containing protein REM17-like — protein sequence MVFHVTPFGPSCCEIQFTHPHSIKEEADVDDTHSFSFDYCFLAEVTASNINEDKLYLPVEATTCTALNKQCKEIILVNKEGISWTGSLRYSEADDMYYIRKGWRKFCEENICTIGDLFVFNVVGDGNTTPLMCVCPERKECSELLIKHLSRMNGDIASSSQVI from the exons ATGGTGTTTCATGTCACTCCGTTTGGTCCGAGCTGTTGTGAGATTCAGTTTACACATCCTCACAGCATCAAGGAAGAAGCCGACGTGGATGATACTCATTCTTTCTCATTCGACTACTGTTTTTTGGCTGAGGTCACTGCTTCAAATATAAATGAAGACAAACTG TATCTGCCTGTCGAAGCAACCACTTGTACTGCTTTGAACAAACAATGCAAAGAGATAATACTTGTCAACAAAGAGGGCATTTCATGGACTGGGAGTTTGCGATATAGCGAAGCAGACGACATGTATTACATAAGAAAAGGGTGGAGAAAGTTCTGTGAAGAAAACATATGCACCATAGGAGACTTATTTGTCTTCAATGTGGTTGGAGATGGGAACACAACTCCGTTGATGTGTGTATGTCCGGAAAGGAAAGAGTGTTCTGAACTACTCATCAAACACTTGAGCAGAATGAATG GTGACATTGCTTCTAGCTCACAGGTGATTTAG
- the LOC106414925 gene encoding LOW QUALITY PROTEIN: EP1-like glycoprotein 4 (The sequence of the model RefSeq protein was modified relative to this genomic sequence to represent the inferred CDS: inserted 6 bases in 6 codons; substituted 2 bases at 2 genomic stop codons), with product MALASHILTLXSLFLLISLIRPQVPPLEQLKFLNHGHFGDSKVEYNASYRDIGVIRNHFRLCFFXSLPRQMHTLAIGMGTGSPDSIIRWVWQANPQHPVHEEASLSFGPEGNLVLSQPDGRVIWXTNTXKGVIVLIMNENGNLVLFDDGGWPVWQSFDFLTDTLLVGQSXLDRLNKLVSRDNGSYTLTLEPNRLVLSHLIPRSSNNRTVVYYVIEGRFIPSTTFYAVKDXGTATQLGLATPGLRPKFLARARCNASQSFLRLDADGNLRIYYTFDFKVSFLAWEVTFELLNXRSNECWLPSKCGEFGLCEHNQCMASPSGMGILGWSKAFKFKKXSVDPETFHYYRLGGVDHFMTKYDVGLAVGERKCRGLCSVDCRCLGYFYDKSRFNCWISYELGTLVKVSDSKKVAYIKTRNV from the exons ATGGCATTAGCATCACATATTCTTACTC attctctctttcttctcatcTCACTGATCCGACCACAAGTTCCTCCATTAGAGCAGCTCAAATTCCTAAATCATGGCCACTTCGGAGACTCCAAAGTGGAGTACAACGCAAGTTACAGAGACATAGGTGTCATCCGTAATCACTTCCGTCTATGTTTCTTTTG ATCTTTACCACGCCAAATGCATACACTCGCCATAGGTATGGGAACAGGAAGTCCCGACTCCATCATCCGTTGGGTTTGGCAAGCTAACCCACAACATCCAGTCCACGAAGAGGCTTCTCTTTCCTTCGGACCAGAGGGGAATCTTGTTCTGTCTCAGCCAGATGGTAGAGTCATCTGGTAGACAAACA AAAAAGGCGTTATTGTCTTAATCATGAACGAGAACGGTAATCTTGTGTTGTTTGATGATGGGGGATGGCCTGTGTGGCAGAGTTTTGATTTTCTGACCGATACGCTCTTGGTTGGCCAGT CACTTGATCGCTTGAACAAGCTTGTAAGCCGCGACAATGGGTCATATACTCTTACCTTGGAACCTAACCGGCTCGTTCTAAGTCATTTAATCCCTAGGAGTAGTAACAACAGAACCGTTGTTTATTACGTTATAGAAG GTCGGTTTATTCCAAGCACGACATTCTACGCAGTTAAAG CAGGAACAGCGACTCAGTTGGGCCTAGCCACTCCTGGTCTTAGGCCCAAGTTTCTCGCTCGGGCTAGGTGTAATGCCTCGCAAAGTTTCCTCAGACTTGACGCTGATGGAAACCTTAGGATCTACTACACTTTTGACTTCAAGGTTAGTTTTCTTGCGTGGGAAGTAACGTTTGAGCTCTTAA GTAGAAGCAACGAGTGTTGGTTACCGTCAAAATGCGGAGAGTTTGGGCTTTGTGAGCATAATCAGTGTATGGCTTCTCCATCGGGTATGGGCATATTGGGATGGAGTAAAGCTTTTAAGTTCAAGA ACAGTGTTGATCCAGAGACGTTTCATTATTATAGACTTGGAGGTGTTGATCATTTCATGACCAAGTATGACGTTGGTCTTGCTGTTGGAGAGCGCAAGTGTCGTGGTTTATGTAGTGTGGACTGTAGATGTTTGGGGTATTTTTACGATAAGAGTAGGTTTAACTGCTGGATTAGCTATGAGCTTGGGACTTTGGTTAAAGTGTCTGACTCTAAGAAAGTGGCTTATATCAAAACCCGTAATGTTTGA